The following coding sequences lie in one Microbacterium sp. XT11 genomic window:
- a CDS encoding ABC transporter permease, whose protein sequence is MPAETPETLTHTHGTHETRTHGTHETYTHGTHGAAGTALTGASGTTLTTGAGTTLTTGAGTAPTTAAGTADDLRTLSAGLDRLQSDAEPTRSRWREALAKALPPVVLLLALLALWQLYVVIAHPRPDKAPSPAGVLGALGEAWSTGRLQEAVATSLERGIIGFLIAIAVGTPLGLLLAEWRLLRRAAGPLISGLTVLPSVAWVPAAIIWFQLSDATVYFVILMGTIPSIVNGLLGGIDQVPPQLRRVGVVLGASRWQLATSVVLPAALPGYLAGLKQGWAFSWRSLMAAEIIAVGGSIGFGLGAMLGQARELADLAGVLATILLILAIGIVIELVLFGPLERRMLRDRGLLLGGAK, encoded by the coding sequence ATGCCCGCTGAGACACCGGAGACGCTCACCCACACGCACGGGACGCACGAGACCCGCACGCACGGGACGCACGAGACCTACACGCACGGGACGCACGGCGCGGCCGGAACGGCCCTGACCGGCGCGTCCGGAACGACCCTGACCACCGGCGCCGGAACGACCCTGACCACCGGGGCCGGAACGGCCCCGACCACCGCAGCCGGGACGGCCGACGACCTGCGCACGCTGAGCGCCGGCCTCGACCGCCTGCAGTCCGATGCGGAGCCCACGCGGTCACGCTGGCGTGAGGCGCTGGCCAAGGCCCTGCCGCCGGTCGTCCTCCTGCTCGCGCTCCTCGCACTGTGGCAGCTCTACGTCGTGATCGCGCACCCGCGCCCCGACAAGGCCCCGAGCCCCGCGGGCGTGCTGGGCGCCCTGGGCGAGGCGTGGAGCACCGGCCGGCTGCAGGAGGCCGTGGCGACGAGCCTGGAACGCGGGATCATCGGGTTCCTCATCGCGATCGCCGTCGGCACGCCCCTGGGGCTGCTGCTCGCCGAGTGGCGTCTGCTGCGCCGGGCCGCCGGCCCGCTCATCTCCGGCCTCACCGTGCTGCCGTCGGTGGCCTGGGTCCCCGCCGCCATCATCTGGTTCCAGCTGTCCGACGCCACCGTGTACTTCGTCATCCTCATGGGCACCATCCCCTCGATCGTGAACGGGCTCCTGGGCGGCATCGACCAGGTCCCTCCGCAGTTGCGGCGCGTCGGCGTGGTCCTCGGCGCGAGCCGCTGGCAGCTCGCGACCTCGGTCGTACTCCCCGCCGCCCTGCCCGGATACCTCGCCGGACTCAAGCAGGGGTGGGCGTTCTCGTGGCGGTCGCTCATGGCGGCCGAGATCATCGCCGTCGGCGGCTCGATCGGGTTCGGCCTCGGCGCCATGCTCGGGCAGGCCAGGGAGCTCGCCGACCTCGCCGGGGTGCTGGCGACCATCCTTCTCATCCTCGCGATCGGCATCGTCATCGAGCTGGTCCTCTTCGGACCGCTGGAGAGACGGATGCTGCGCGATCGCGGACTTCTCCTCGGAGGTGCGAAATGA
- the cobA gene encoding uroporphyrinogen-III C-methyltransferase, which produces MTGRVTLVGAGPGDAGLLTLRGLRALQEADVIVADRLGARPVLEQLAADGIRLTAEIVDVGKLPGHHPVPQDGINDLLVQRALAGDRVVRLKGGDPFVFGRGREEQQHCEAAGVPVDVVPGVTSAVSVPAVAGIPLTHRGVATSFTVVSAHDQIDAIPGGGEHTVVLLMGVNTLAHSAHVLASGARGPECPVAIVEDGYGPRERVTIGTLGSIAHDAAARQVRSPAVIVVGYVVRLSPHAPETREPVGNPRDKPHWIDALLGGLAVDAGLASAVERTLG; this is translated from the coding sequence ATGACCGGACGCGTCACACTCGTCGGCGCCGGCCCCGGAGACGCCGGACTGCTGACCCTGCGCGGGCTGCGCGCCCTGCAGGAGGCCGACGTCATCGTCGCCGACCGCCTCGGCGCGCGGCCCGTGCTGGAGCAGCTCGCCGCCGACGGCATCCGGCTCACCGCCGAGATCGTCGACGTGGGCAAGCTCCCCGGCCACCACCCCGTTCCCCAGGACGGCATCAACGACCTGCTCGTGCAGCGCGCGCTGGCGGGAGACCGCGTCGTGCGGCTCAAGGGCGGCGATCCGTTCGTGTTCGGGCGCGGCCGCGAAGAGCAGCAGCACTGCGAGGCCGCGGGCGTGCCGGTGGACGTCGTCCCCGGCGTCACGAGCGCCGTGTCGGTGCCGGCGGTCGCCGGCATCCCGCTCACGCACCGCGGCGTCGCCACGTCGTTCACCGTCGTGAGCGCGCACGACCAGATCGACGCGATCCCCGGCGGCGGAGAGCACACGGTCGTCCTGCTCATGGGCGTCAACACGCTCGCGCACTCGGCGCACGTGCTCGCGTCCGGTGCGCGCGGCCCGGAGTGCCCCGTCGCGATCGTCGAAGACGGCTACGGACCGAGGGAACGTGTCACGATCGGCACGCTCGGCTCGATCGCGCACGACGCCGCGGCCCGTCAGGTGCGCTCGCCCGCCGTGATCGTCGTCGGCTACGTCGTGCGCCTCAGCCCCCACGCGCCGGAGACCCGCGAACCCGTGGGGAACCCGCGCGACAAGCCGCACTGGATCGACGCCCTCCTGGGCGGACTCGCCGTCGACGCGGGGCTCGCGAGCGCCGTGGAGCGCACGCTCGGCTGA
- a CDS encoding FAD-dependent oxidoreductase — MTRSPLSLRVAIVGAGPAGIYAGNLLADAVRDRSGTVEIDLFESLPAPYGLIRYGVAPDHTRIKGIVGSLHEMLDAFPETADGGPAPARRTIRFLGNVEIGRDLSLSELRSRYHAVILATGAIRDAELPIPGVDLPGSFGAADFVAWFDGHPDVARTWPLDAASVAVIGNGNVALDVARILAKHPVDLRTTEVPDTVLSGLEASAVTDVHVFGRRGPADIKFTPIELRELGEVRDVDIVLHDEDFDGVDPASAPTNQLKVMLRTLNAWRDRPAGTASRRLHLHFWHSPVEILGDERVEGVRFERTRAGADGTVVGTGEFRDHAVQAVYRAVGYYGTRVVGAPFDEARGVIPNEGGRVTDEPGLYATGWIKRGPVGLIGHTKSDALETITNLVADAEAGRLAAPEVDGDIVDLLEADGAEYTTWDGWLALDAHERRLGETHEYVRERVKVVPREEQVAVSRDGTLVR, encoded by the coding sequence ATGACCCGCTCGCCCCTGTCCCTGCGCGTCGCGATCGTCGGAGCCGGCCCCGCCGGCATCTATGCCGGGAACCTGCTCGCCGACGCCGTGCGCGACCGATCCGGAACCGTCGAGATCGACCTGTTCGAGTCGCTTCCCGCGCCCTACGGCCTGATCCGCTACGGCGTCGCCCCCGACCATACCCGCATCAAGGGCATCGTGGGGTCGCTGCACGAGATGCTCGACGCGTTCCCCGAGACGGCCGACGGCGGCCCCGCCCCGGCACGCCGCACCATCCGCTTCCTCGGCAACGTCGAGATCGGGCGCGACCTCTCCCTCTCCGAGCTGCGCAGCCGCTACCACGCGGTCATCCTCGCCACTGGGGCCATCCGTGACGCCGAGCTGCCCATCCCCGGCGTCGACCTGCCCGGCTCGTTCGGCGCCGCCGACTTCGTCGCCTGGTTCGACGGGCACCCCGACGTGGCGCGCACCTGGCCGCTCGACGCCGCCTCGGTCGCCGTGATCGGCAATGGCAACGTCGCTCTCGACGTCGCCCGCATCCTCGCCAAGCATCCGGTCGACCTCCGCACCACCGAGGTGCCCGACACCGTGCTGTCCGGCCTCGAAGCCTCGGCCGTTACCGACGTGCACGTCTTCGGCCGCCGCGGCCCCGCCGACATCAAGTTCACGCCGATCGAGCTGCGGGAGCTGGGCGAAGTCCGCGACGTCGACATCGTGCTGCACGACGAGGACTTCGACGGCGTCGATCCGGCATCCGCCCCCACCAACCAGCTCAAGGTGATGCTGCGCACGCTCAACGCGTGGCGCGACCGCCCGGCGGGGACCGCGTCGCGCCGCCTGCACCTGCACTTCTGGCACTCCCCTGTCGAGATCCTCGGCGACGAGCGCGTCGAAGGGGTGCGGTTCGAGCGCACGCGCGCGGGCGCCGACGGCACCGTGGTCGGCACCGGCGAGTTCCGCGACCACGCCGTGCAGGCCGTGTACCGCGCGGTGGGCTACTACGGCACGCGCGTCGTCGGAGCCCCGTTCGACGAGGCGCGCGGCGTGATCCCCAACGAGGGCGGACGAGTGACCGACGAGCCGGGACTCTACGCGACCGGCTGGATCAAGCGCGGCCCCGTCGGCCTCATCGGCCACACCAAGTCCGACGCGCTCGAGACGATCACGAACCTCGTGGCCGACGCCGAGGCCGGACGCCTCGCGGCACCCGAGGTCGACGGCGACATCGTCGACCTGCTCGAAGCGGACGGCGCCGAATACACGACCTGGGACGGCTGGCTCGCGCTGGACGCGCACGAGCGGCGGCTCGGCGAGACGCACGAGTACGTGCGCGAGCGGGTCAAGGTCGTCCCGCGTGAGGAGCAGGTCGCCGTGTCACGCGACGGGACGCTGGTGCGATGA
- a CDS encoding NAD(P)/FAD-dependent oxidoreductase: MTGTAPYDVLIVGGGPAGLSAALNLGRSLVRVLVVDADRPRNAATLSSHGFLTRDGVPPHELRKLARAELESYPTVEVRSRVRVVELRRDGDTWTAGIGRTEASETVSAGVVLLATGLRETLPDVPNLRGFYGMSLFSCAACDAWELRGRRLALIGESADLAVRARLLSRWTQNLTLFTHGSRAVTAEEEAELAAAGVAVLRHPIVELLGAKGRLEGIRLADGSIVEADGGFVRPHWENDLSFLDGVAPAVDENGHLITDRSGRTDVPGLYAAGDAAAGPQQLIVAAGAGARVAAVIVHDAVGVTTAH; encoded by the coding sequence ATGACCGGCACCGCACCATACGACGTCCTCATCGTCGGCGGCGGTCCCGCCGGACTGTCGGCCGCGCTGAACCTCGGCCGGTCGCTGGTGCGGGTGCTCGTGGTCGACGCCGACCGGCCGCGCAACGCCGCCACGCTGTCGTCGCACGGCTTCCTCACACGCGACGGCGTGCCGCCGCACGAGCTGCGCAAGCTCGCCCGCGCCGAGCTCGAGTCGTACCCGACGGTGGAGGTGCGATCGCGGGTGCGGGTCGTCGAGCTGCGACGCGACGGCGACACGTGGACCGCCGGCATCGGCCGGACCGAAGCCTCGGAGACCGTGTCGGCGGGTGTCGTGCTGCTGGCGACCGGGCTCCGTGAGACCCTCCCCGACGTGCCGAACCTGCGCGGCTTCTACGGCATGAGCCTGTTCAGCTGCGCCGCGTGCGACGCGTGGGAGCTCCGAGGCCGGCGGCTGGCGCTCATCGGCGAATCGGCCGACCTCGCCGTGCGCGCCCGGCTCCTGTCCCGCTGGACGCAGAACCTCACCCTGTTCACGCACGGATCGCGCGCGGTCACGGCCGAGGAGGAGGCCGAACTCGCAGCAGCGGGAGTCGCCGTGCTGCGGCATCCGATCGTCGAACTGCTCGGCGCCAAGGGCAGGCTCGAAGGGATCCGGCTCGCCGACGGCAGCATCGTCGAGGCCGACGGCGGGTTCGTGCGCCCGCATTGGGAGAACGACCTGTCGTTCCTCGACGGCGTCGCGCCCGCGGTCGACGAGAACGGGCACCTCATCACCGACCGGTCGGGCCGCACGGACGTTCCGGGGCTCTACGCCGCGGGCGACGCCGCCGCCGGACCCCAGCAGCTCATCGTCGCGGCGGGAGCAGGCGCCAGGGTCGCGGCCGTGATCGTGCACGACGCCGTGGGAGTCACGACCGCGCATTGA
- a CDS encoding DUF3817 domain-containing protein, with the protein MFTLPSRLFRVLAIAEAVTWTILIAALVSRALGAPGIVVTIGGGIHGFVFLAYGATAILVALNNRWHAGVAVLAVASAIVPYATVPLEIWLHRTGRLAGEWRLEESADPRDRRWYDRTMRWFLRRPWVLGGLIAAAVVALYVVLLLVGPPGGR; encoded by the coding sequence TTGTTCACCCTGCCCTCTCGCCTGTTCCGCGTGCTGGCGATCGCCGAAGCGGTCACCTGGACGATCCTCATCGCCGCGCTCGTGTCCAGGGCGCTCGGGGCACCGGGGATCGTCGTGACGATCGGCGGAGGCATCCACGGGTTCGTGTTCCTCGCCTACGGTGCGACGGCGATCCTCGTGGCGCTCAACAATCGCTGGCACGCCGGAGTCGCGGTGCTCGCCGTGGCGAGTGCGATCGTGCCGTATGCGACAGTGCCGCTGGAGATCTGGCTGCATCGCACGGGGCGGCTCGCCGGGGAGTGGCGTCTCGAGGAGTCGGCGGATCCGCGCGACCGCCGGTGGTACGACCGGACGATGCGCTGGTTCCTGCGGCGCCCGTGGGTGCTCGGCGGGCTCATCGCGGCGGCGGTCGTCGCCCTCTACGTCGTCCTGCTGCTGGTCGGACCGCCCGGGGGCCGCTGA
- a CDS encoding helix-turn-helix domain-containing protein, with the protein MVTVDPEALSQVLGAVDLRVGIARRRRLDAAALLPLSTGDSTLVYVARGQVHGIPPLDSGCRLTVERSSQQVAVDQGRPASSLRAGDAFLTLGRASLALEADAETELVVVDLALADAASIVDALLPDYITVTGFDRLEPAAAALAAGMGPLDPTACSGRRGDPVICRMMATTVLLSVIRAWAENGCAPEGWPRMSSDPFLDRVVEAIHEQPGRDWTVERLASVGAMSRSAFAERFRSVIGRSPADYVTEVRVDAAKRMLEEGRSVSETSRALGYASDEGFSRAFRRRTGMTPSAWRAAARTPVVA; encoded by the coding sequence ATGGTGACCGTCGACCCCGAAGCGCTTTCGCAGGTGCTCGGCGCCGTCGACCTGCGTGTCGGGATCGCGCGGCGCCGACGACTCGATGCCGCCGCCCTCCTCCCGCTGTCGACCGGAGACTCGACGCTCGTCTATGTCGCACGCGGGCAGGTGCACGGCATCCCTCCCCTCGACTCCGGATGCCGCCTCACGGTCGAGCGCTCGTCGCAGCAGGTCGCCGTCGACCAGGGGCGCCCCGCGTCGTCGCTGCGCGCCGGCGACGCCTTCCTCACGCTGGGGCGCGCATCGCTCGCACTCGAAGCCGACGCCGAGACCGAGCTCGTCGTCGTCGACCTCGCTCTGGCCGACGCGGCCTCGATCGTCGACGCGCTCCTGCCCGACTACATCACCGTCACGGGCTTCGACCGGCTCGAGCCGGCTGCCGCCGCCCTCGCGGCCGGCATGGGGCCCCTCGACCCCACCGCCTGCTCCGGACGCCGCGGAGACCCCGTGATCTGCCGCATGATGGCGACGACCGTGCTCCTTTCGGTCATCCGCGCGTGGGCCGAGAACGGATGCGCCCCCGAGGGCTGGCCGCGGATGTCCAGCGACCCGTTCCTCGACCGCGTCGTCGAGGCCATCCACGAGCAGCCGGGCCGTGACTGGACCGTCGAACGCCTGGCGAGTGTCGGCGCCATGTCGAGGTCCGCCTTCGCCGAGCGCTTCCGCAGCGTCATCGGCCGGTCGCCCGCCGACTACGTCACCGAGGTGCGCGTCGACGCGGCCAAGCGGATGCTCGAAGAAGGACGCTCCGTGTCGGAGACGTCGCGGGCGCTCGGATACGCTTCCGACGAGGGCTTCAGCCGCGCCTTCCGCCGCCGCACCGGCATGACGCCGAGTGCCTGGCGGGCCGCCGCGCGGACCCCCGTCGTCGCCTGA
- a CDS encoding MFS transporter codes for MTTTAPVPIAPVSNAPAGRIDRMRYGGLVALMMMGFLLVTAEFLPNGVLTEMADALGVTPGQAGQTVTVTALVGLVVAPTIGLIFPRLDRRSLLVWMALAAAVSNLVVAIAPSLMIVLAARFLLGAAISAFWSMSITVAAALAGPERLGRGVMFTSAGVSLATVAGVPLGVMLSELVDWRMVFALASVLMVLLAVALRAALPSVPAAQAASIRLLVDTVRRPGIGLGLFGHVFVVLGHFLAYTYVRLALERIPDVDASTIVVLLALFGLGGLAGNIAIGLVIDRSFAFLAVIAPLVISAAVLAMILLPGTVAGVAAVVLVWGFFFSSWLIVANTWVGHRMPDRLEAGGSLVVVGFQAAIMIAAGVGGLLVDTLGIELVYVVGAASLLLGAVLFGVSNRARAHGRA; via the coding sequence ATGACGACCACCGCCCCTGTTCCCATCGCCCCCGTTTCCAACGCTCCCGCCGGGCGCATCGACCGGATGCGCTACGGCGGCCTCGTCGCGCTCATGATGATGGGCTTCCTCCTGGTCACGGCGGAGTTCCTGCCGAACGGCGTGCTGACGGAGATGGCGGATGCGCTGGGCGTGACGCCCGGTCAGGCCGGGCAGACGGTGACCGTGACGGCGCTGGTCGGCCTCGTCGTCGCTCCGACGATCGGCCTGATCTTTCCTCGGCTCGACCGCCGGTCGCTGCTGGTGTGGATGGCGCTCGCGGCTGCCGTGTCGAACCTCGTGGTGGCGATCGCCCCGAGTCTCATGATCGTGCTCGCCGCGCGGTTCCTCCTCGGCGCGGCGATCAGCGCGTTCTGGTCGATGTCGATCACGGTGGCGGCGGCGCTCGCCGGGCCGGAGCGTCTCGGCCGCGGCGTGATGTTCACCTCGGCCGGTGTCTCGCTGGCGACCGTGGCGGGCGTGCCGCTGGGTGTCATGCTGTCGGAACTCGTGGACTGGCGCATGGTGTTCGCGCTCGCGAGCGTGCTGATGGTGCTGCTGGCCGTGGCGCTGCGCGCAGCGCTGCCGTCGGTGCCGGCGGCTCAGGCGGCCAGCATCCGCCTCCTCGTCGACACGGTGCGCCGCCCCGGTATCGGTCTCGGTCTGTTCGGTCACGTGTTCGTGGTGCTCGGGCACTTCCTCGCGTACACGTACGTGCGGCTGGCGCTGGAGCGCATCCCCGACGTCGACGCGTCGACCATCGTCGTGCTGCTGGCGCTGTTCGGGCTCGGCGGCCTTGCCGGAAACATCGCGATCGGCCTCGTGATCGACCGGTCCTTCGCGTTCTTGGCGGTGATCGCGCCGCTCGTGATCTCGGCCGCGGTCCTCGCGATGATCCTGCTGCCGGGTACCGTCGCCGGTGTGGCCGCGGTCGTGCTCGTGTGGGGCTTCTTCTTCTCGTCGTGGCTGATCGTCGCGAACACGTGGGTGGGGCACCGGATGCCGGACCGCCTGGAGGCCGGCGGCAGCCTCGTCGTCGTCGGGTTCCAGGCCGCGATCATGATCGCCGCAGGCGTGGGCGGGCTGCTTGTGGACACCCTCGGGATCGAGCTCGTGTACGTGGTCGGCGCCGCGTCGCTGCTTCTCGGAGCGGTGCTCTTCGGGGTCTCGAACCGCGCCCGCGCCCACGGTCGCGCCTGA
- a CDS encoding TOPRIM nucleotidyl transferase/hydrolase domain-containing protein, with protein MPETTEPRTVVLFEGASDRLAVETAARRLGLSVDELELVDLDGITNLRGRLRMLREAGRRVVGLYDAAEGGYVSSVLRDLGAISHDGSPEDAGFFGCERDLEDEVIAAAGAELVIQTLDARGELARFRVFQGQPAQRERTVEEQLHRFAGTAAGRKARFAADVIAAIPVERMPRPIVALLRAALRGR; from the coding sequence ATGCCGGAGACGACCGAGCCGCGCACCGTCGTGCTGTTCGAGGGTGCGAGCGACCGCCTTGCCGTCGAGACGGCCGCGCGCAGGCTCGGGCTTTCGGTCGATGAGCTCGAGCTGGTCGATCTCGACGGCATCACCAACCTGCGCGGGCGATTGCGGATGCTGCGCGAGGCGGGGCGCCGCGTCGTGGGTCTGTACGACGCGGCCGAAGGCGGATATGTGAGCTCGGTGCTGCGGGACCTCGGCGCGATCAGCCACGACGGCTCGCCGGAGGATGCCGGATTCTTCGGCTGCGAGCGCGATCTCGAAGACGAGGTGATCGCCGCCGCAGGAGCCGAGCTGGTCATCCAGACCCTCGATGCGCGCGGCGAGCTCGCGCGATTCCGCGTGTTCCAAGGGCAGCCTGCGCAGCGTGAGCGCACCGTGGAAGAGCAGCTGCACCGGTTCGCCGGCACTGCGGCCGGTCGCAAGGCCCGGTTCGCTGCCGACGTGATCGCGGCGATCCCGGTCGAGCGGATGCCGAGGCCGATCGTCGCGCTGCTCCGCGCTGCGCTGCGCGGTCGGTGA
- a CDS encoding MFS transporter, whose translation MSEPEGRAEPPATANSGAVGVIGLDLRGDEPAPKKQVYSWALWDWATQPFNTVILTFIFTALYLTTEAFLPADIAALDPESDAFKAGEAALASGLGLGSTIAAFAILLLAPVLGQRADAAGRQKLWLGIGTGALILCMLGLWFVEPTPSLFWLGVALVSAGSVFGEIAAVNSNAMLIGIATPRTVGRISGLGWGFGYLGGIVALVIVVVFYALDWFGLSEDGGLPFRIIAVGCAVWAIVFSIPIFLHVPEPSLGRAERKVGFFASYGLLVRDVIGLYRSPATRPTFWYLLASAVFRDGIGGVFAFGAVIASQVFDFTFLELVVFGIAANLIAGVSTIIAGRFDDTFGPKRIILVSLASMVVAGLAVFLLADTGNTLVFWIGGLVLCAFVGPAQAAGRSFLARVTPAGREGEIFGLYATTGRAASWMASGAWTLLIALTSRTSFGIIGIVLVLIAGFLLLLPVTAPPKTARD comes from the coding sequence ATGAGCGAACCCGAAGGCCGTGCCGAACCGCCGGCGACGGCGAACAGCGGCGCGGTCGGCGTCATCGGCCTCGACCTCCGCGGCGACGAACCGGCACCGAAGAAGCAGGTGTACTCGTGGGCGCTGTGGGACTGGGCGACGCAGCCCTTCAACACCGTCATCCTCACGTTCATCTTCACCGCCCTCTACCTGACGACAGAGGCGTTCCTCCCCGCCGACATCGCCGCCCTCGACCCGGAGAGCGATGCGTTCAAGGCAGGCGAAGCGGCACTCGCCTCCGGCCTGGGACTCGGGTCGACGATCGCGGCGTTCGCCATCCTGCTGCTGGCTCCCGTGCTCGGACAGCGAGCGGATGCCGCTGGCAGGCAGAAGCTGTGGCTGGGGATCGGCACCGGGGCGCTCATCCTCTGCATGCTGGGCCTCTGGTTCGTCGAGCCGACGCCCTCGCTGTTCTGGCTCGGCGTCGCCCTCGTGTCGGCAGGGTCGGTGTTCGGCGAGATCGCCGCGGTCAACTCCAACGCCATGCTGATCGGCATCGCGACGCCTCGCACCGTCGGCCGCATCTCGGGGCTCGGGTGGGGATTCGGCTACCTCGGCGGCATCGTCGCCCTCGTCATCGTGGTCGTGTTCTACGCCCTCGACTGGTTCGGCCTGTCCGAAGACGGCGGCCTGCCGTTCCGCATCATCGCCGTGGGGTGCGCGGTCTGGGCCATCGTCTTCAGCATCCCGATCTTCCTGCACGTACCGGAGCCGTCTCTGGGGCGCGCGGAGCGGAAGGTCGGCTTCTTCGCGTCGTACGGGCTGCTCGTGCGCGACGTGATCGGCCTCTACCGCTCGCCCGCCACGCGTCCGACGTTCTGGTACCTGCTGGCCAGCGCGGTGTTCCGCGACGGCATCGGCGGCGTGTTCGCCTTCGGAGCGGTCATCGCGAGCCAGGTGTTCGACTTCACGTTCCTCGAGCTCGTCGTGTTCGGCATCGCGGCCAACCTCATCGCCGGCGTCTCGACGATCATCGCCGGGCGGTTCGACGACACGTTCGGACCCAAGCGCATCATCCTCGTCTCGCTGGCGTCGATGGTGGTGGCCGGGCTCGCGGTGTTCCTGCTGGCCGACACCGGCAACACGCTCGTCTTCTGGATCGGCGGGCTCGTGCTGTGCGCCTTCGTCGGGCCGGCGCAGGCCGCTGGTCGCTCGTTCCTGGCGCGGGTCACGCCGGCCGGACGCGAGGGCGAGATCTTCGGCCTGTATGCGACCACGGGCCGCGCCGCGAGCTGGATGGCGTCGGGAGCGTGGACGCTGCTCATCGCCCTCACCTCGCGCACCTCGTTCGGCATCATCGGCATCGTGCTCGTGCTGATCGCGGGATTCCTGCTGCTCCTGCCCGTCACCGCTCCGCCGAAGACGGCGCGGGACTGA
- a CDS encoding cation diffusion facilitator family transporter, translating into MTVIIAFLANVLVAVAKTIAALITSSASMVAEAAHSWADAGNEVFLLIADRHGARVKDERHPLGYGRSAFVWSLIAAFGIFTAGSIVSIMHGVQELAEQGPVESPVIAYLVLGVAFVLEGASFTQAMVRSRRLARERGTSVWDFVLETSDTTLRAVFFEDAAALIGLVLAGGSILLHQITGVAAWDAVGSILVGVLLGVVAVILISRNMAFLIGTSVSPAVRARVGRALLASADIHRVTYLHIEFVGPNRLFIVAEVDLAGDAREHDVARRLRDIERQIEANEVVETVVLSLSVDDEPSLEFSAAA; encoded by the coding sequence GTGACCGTCATCATCGCCTTCCTCGCCAATGTGCTCGTCGCGGTCGCGAAGACGATCGCCGCCCTCATCACCTCGTCGGCGTCGATGGTCGCCGAGGCCGCGCATTCGTGGGCGGATGCCGGCAACGAGGTCTTCCTCCTGATCGCCGACCGCCACGGCGCACGGGTGAAAGACGAACGGCATCCGCTCGGATACGGACGCAGCGCGTTCGTGTGGTCGCTGATCGCGGCGTTCGGCATCTTCACGGCGGGGTCGATCGTCTCGATCATGCACGGCGTGCAGGAGCTGGCAGAGCAGGGCCCGGTCGAGTCGCCGGTGATCGCGTACCTCGTGCTCGGCGTCGCCTTCGTACTCGAGGGAGCGTCGTTCACGCAGGCCATGGTGCGTTCACGCCGCCTCGCCCGCGAACGCGGCACCTCGGTCTGGGACTTCGTGCTCGAGACGAGCGACACGACCCTCCGTGCGGTGTTCTTCGAAGACGCCGCCGCGCTCATCGGCCTCGTGCTCGCCGGCGGATCGATCCTGCTGCACCAGATCACGGGCGTGGCCGCGTGGGATGCCGTCGGCTCCATCCTCGTCGGCGTGCTGCTCGGGGTGGTCGCCGTCATCCTCATCAGCAGGAACATGGCGTTCCTCATCGGCACCTCGGTGTCGCCGGCGGTCAGGGCTCGGGTGGGGCGCGCGCTGCTCGCATCGGCCGACATCCACCGCGTGACGTATCTGCACATCGAGTTCGTCGGGCCGAATCGCCTGTTCATCGTCGCCGAGGTCGACCTCGCCGGCGACGCGCGCGAGCACGACGTCGCCCGGAGGCTGCGCGACATCGAGCGTCAGATCGAGGCCAACGAGGTCGTCGAGACGGTCGTGCTGTCGCTGTCCGTCGACGACGAGCCGTCCCTGGAGTTCTCCGCGGCCGCGTGA
- a CDS encoding MarR family winged helix-turn-helix transcriptional regulator: MTAPDDDPTEAIAQALSRLRGRRPGEPGRPFGDRRGGPHGRHGGGAHGQRGDQHEHPRHAGHPGMGPWGGDPAARFGGPARMRMLEALATASAPLTVSELGAAIGVDQPRASRLVQQGVERGYVRREADPDDARRTRIALTDEGRRLARGMRGERRELLGSALAAFTEEERAELARLLTKLADNWPR, translated from the coding sequence ATGACCGCTCCCGACGACGATCCGACCGAGGCCATCGCGCAGGCGCTCTCGCGTCTCCGTGGCCGTCGCCCCGGAGAACCCGGGCGGCCGTTCGGCGATCGGCGCGGTGGACCGCACGGTCGGCATGGCGGCGGTGCGCACGGGCAGCGCGGCGACCAGCACGAGCATCCGCGTCATGCCGGACATCCGGGAATGGGGCCGTGGGGTGGCGATCCTGCGGCGCGCTTCGGCGGACCGGCGCGGATGCGCATGCTCGAGGCTCTCGCCACGGCATCCGCCCCCCTCACCGTGAGCGAGCTCGGCGCCGCGATCGGCGTCGACCAGCCGCGCGCCTCACGCCTCGTGCAGCAGGGCGTCGAACGCGGCTATGTCCGCCGCGAGGCCGACCCCGACGACGCTCGACGCACGCGAATCGCGCTCACCGACGAGGGCCGGCGACTCGCACGCGGCATGCGGGGAGAGCGTCGCGAACTGCTCGGGTCGGCGCTCGCCGCCTTCACCGAGGAGGAGCGCGCCGAGCTCGCACGCCTGCTCACCAAGCTCGCCGACAACTGGCCGCGCTGA